One Hermetia illucens chromosome 4, iHerIll2.2.curated.20191125, whole genome shotgun sequence DNA segment encodes these proteins:
- the LOC119655265 gene encoding serine/threonine-protein kinase 10 isoform X1, producing MSFINNLKKVFHLGGGDAKKKRLYNNIKMDTNPTDYWDMIGELGDGAFGKVYKAQHKETKRYAAAKMCTLEDEENLSDHMVEIDILSEIKHENIVELYEAFSIDDKLWMLIEYCDGGALDSIMVELDKPLTEPQIAYVCKHMTAGLEFLHKNKVIHRDLKAGNVLLTMEGGVKLADFGVSAKNKHTLQKHDTFIGTPYWMAPELVLCETFRDNPYDFKVDIWSLGITLIELAQMEPPNSEMSPMRVLLKIQKSDPPKLDHPQNYTKEFNEFLSKALVKDPQQRPTAEMLLKLPFISSDLDCKPIKALLLEYKAEVVEEEVVDEEAEKAKRQAKRRSLYQREPRNSALPLDLDDDSSSLQSQDTDKLPDTPTSLSKVSRDSKESTPISSPVIEEVEREKEESIAKMPPHQPVPPPPAVVSKQSPQHSNHKPPLFPAAPTTAPSFREESISSTALPNDNELITTTKKRELERQSSVEVEKKVLKKEKGPAPLPPTAVKQQQALLPPINVPATDDADASSEIPLKDIIKPPPEFEESYVDSEKHTGNLHLDKLDKEEPGKSYEEKPEVELGPEVERELKVIPVLSRSNSGDTETSSLSGVSINSSTPKPTTNLNKSMITINSMETLADKPNSLASNISQITVVTSTHPPVIVDNTTKVDSTVKSGNNEVVIVSNETNKTQVNESSTDDDFPSLDSLESSPRFTGGKKSSNMIVINDNKSSEGNVVKNSQTQTARKLDESEVLIVSPSFVDEDSEYKADVSRLLDTSHVSVVTVGEEIKVKDSSNARTDSNSDMSSVGGTTAESNDDYHTDLSVQIRNKVNGQLAKQSSDSREDVNIIINRQKAKPEKRVSPDSSVGSMESRTHSECGSVRSTGTSVGVIKIDRSDAESIATTTSHDSREQEDEVIIRCSKPEKIERTKEEIELRNLRKKTRKRTRKFEIDGVQVTTTTSKVIYGDDENGKLYDDHIFRKQELRELKMLQKQEKKQLNEIQLKEAQSKEQQERRFEQERIALEKTYEADMEALARQQKQLIEKTEQQQEAELRSASKRIRLDQEQELKQFRENLKQEIRLLKQEIDLLLKDKRKDEFKKRRAAMELEHEEKERAFLETLKERHELLLRRISEKHRDVLATIDRNFLQQKQTAMRTREAMLWELEEKQFHEKHQLTKRHVKDMCFMQRHQMIIRHEKELDQVKRMLQRKEEELLKRQTVEKRSLPKRIRAERKARDMMFRESLRISTNLDPEAEREKLKKFQEQEKRRYLQEEKRLETKHAKQLEEIRATREAAIRELEQLQNEKRKALVEHETAKLKEIDEALQRDLREWKARLIPRKQQLEAELSKMIDEHEKVYGPVPDRKMFEGEIVVPEHLRNTNLISSYRSSRLAGGFLGSLTRSRTFLTLSTPLSQNNFRGSAPDLSRSVPNTPHSRHKISMLGASSSVHSVIEESPKHKSPSSALGNNGRSLYPMSTNSLPRQKQRTVIKYVFTNDGVEMRRKSDDGPLPPPPPSRLQTISLKYNNDLNHTTSNQQRSSPINSTSKHLTTFGNRRSAPMPANRNPIDYNDLAVNQSQIRKPLSNRNTQNINDETVNRKTFAIKRPSLVQKQSSLRSNHSISLHNINDAGLKNSSRLGDSTTCSLQESRWGPVRGSNSYAHGLNVNSLSTYTIPRVSLSNYSGSSPISKRITVKQLQESDTVSVRSGSKSENVGDVNDDEMKDSAA from the exons ATGTCgtttataaataatttaaaaaaggtGTTCCACCTTGGCGGTGGCGATGCAAAGAAGAAAcgtttatataataatatcaaaatGGATACGAACCCTACTGATTATTGGGATATGATTGGCGAATTGGGGGATGGCGCGTTCGGTAAAGTATACAAGGCTCAACATAAAGAAACAAAGCGCTATGCCGCTGCTAAGATGTGTACTTTGGAGGACGAAGAAAATTTAAGTGATCATATGGTTGAAATAGATATTTTATCAGAAATCAAacatgagaatatagttgaatTATATGAAGCATTTTCAATTGATGATAAATTGTGG atgtTAATTGAATATTGCGACGGCGGTGCCTTAGATAGTATAATGGTCGAATTAGACAAGCCTTTAACTGAACCACAAATTGCTTATGTTTGTAAGCATATGACCGCCGGATTGGagtttttacataaaaacaaaGTGATCCATCGTGATTTGAAGGCAGGAAATGTTTTGCTTACGATGGAAGGCGGCGTTAAATTAG CCGACTTTGGCGTGTCAGCGAAAAATAAGCATACTTTACAGAAGCACGATACGTTTATTGGAACGCCTTACTGGATGGCTCCTGAGCTTGTACTTTGTGAAACATTTCGCGACAATCCTTACGATTTTAAGGTAGACATTTGGTCGCTGGGCATCACGCTCATAGAACTAGCGCAAATGGAGCCACCGAACAGCGAAATGTCTCCAATGCGTGTTCTTCTTAAGATACAAAAAAGTGATCCGCCTAAGTTAGATCATCCACAGAATTATACGAAGGAATTTAATGAATTCTTGTCAAAAGCTTTGGTTAAG GATCCACAGCAGAGACCAACTGCCGAGATGTTATTAAAATTACCTTTTATAAGCAGTGATTTGGACTGTAAGCCCATAAAAGCTCTTCTCTTGGAATACAAAGCTGAAGTGGTGGAAGAGGAAGTTGTAGACGAGGAAGCGGAG AAAGCAAAACGACAGGCGAAGCGAAGATCACTATATCAGAGG gaACCCCGCAATTCAGCGCTCCCTCTCGATTTGGACGATGACTCCTCCTCGTTACAAAGTCAAGATACAGATAAAC TCCCAGATACTCCTACTTCATTATCGAAAGTTTCGAGGGATTCAAAGGAATCGACGCCGATATCATCACCTGTAATCGAGGAAGttgaaagagaaaaagaagaaagtatcGCTAAAATGCCGCCACATCAACCTGTACCACCTCCACCGGCTGTTGTCTCCAAACAGTCACCACAGCATAGTAACCATAAGCCGCCACTGTTCCCAGCTGCTCCAACTACAGCACCCAGCTTTAGGGAAGAATCAATATCTTCAACAGCTTTACCAAACGACAATGAGTTGATAACTACAACAAAGAAACGGGAACTGGAACGGCAAAGCAGTGTAGAAGTTGAAAAGAAG gtattaaagaaagaaaaaggaccTGCGCCACTTCCACCTACAGCTGTTAAGCAACAACAGGCATTATTGCCCCCAATTAATGTTCCAGCTACCGACGATGCTGATGCATCGTCTGAAATTCCATTGAAAGACATAATTAAGCCACCACCAGAGTTTGAGGAATCTTATGTTGATTCGGAGAAGCACACTGGCAATTTGCATTTAGATAAGTTAGATAAGGAGGAGCCTGGCAAATCATACGAAGAAAAGCCAGAAGTAGAGTTAGGACCAGAAGTAGAACGCGAATTGAAGGTTATACCGGTTTTGAGTAGGAGTAACTCAGGCGATACTGAAACCAGTTCATTAAGTGGTGTTTCGATAAATTCATCCACACCGAAGCCTACAACAAATTTGAATAAGTCAATGATTACTATAAATAGTATGGAAACTTTAGCAGATAAACCAAATAGCCTGGCATCAAATATTAGCCAAATAACTGTTGTGACAAGTACACATCCTCCGGTTATTGTTGATAATACAACAAAGGTGGATTCCACTGTGAAGAGTGGAAACAACGAAGTTGTGATTGTCTCCAATGAAACTAATAAAACACAAGTGAACGAATCTTCAACTGATGACGATTTCCCTTCGTTAGACAGTTTAGAGAGCTCCCCCCGATTTACTGGTGGGAAGAAATCTTCTAATATGATTGTTATAAATGACAACAAATCATCAGAAGGAAATGTTGTTAAAAATAGCCAAACACAGACTGCGCGTAAATTGGACGAAAGTGAAGTATTGATAGTGAGTCCTAGTTTTGTTGACGAGGATTCTGAATATAAGGCAGATGTTTCACGACTCTTAGATACAAGTCATGTGTCAGTAGTGACAGTAGGAGAAGAAATTAAAGTAAAAGATAGCAGCAATGCACGAACTGACTCGAATAGTGATATGTCTTCTGTTGGTGGAACTACAGCTGAATCAAACGACGATTATCATACGGATCTGAGTGTACAAATTCGTAATAAGGTTAACGGTCAGTTAGCTAAACAAAGTTCGGATAGTAGAGAGGacgtaaatattataattaatcgaCAGAAAGCAAAGCCAGAAAAACGTGTTTCTCCGGATAGTTCTGTGGGTTCGATGGAATCCCGCACACATAGCGAATGCGGCTCGGTTCGGTCAACAGGCACTTCAGTTGGCGTAATTAAAATCGATCGCAGCGATGCTGAAAGTATTGCAACGACAACTAGTCATGATAGTCGCGAGCAGGAGGATGAGGTTATTATCCGTTGTTCAAAACCAGAGAAGATTGAAagaacgaaggaagaaattgaaTTGAGGAATTTGCGCAAGAAGACGCGAAAACGAACAAGGAAGTTCGAAATCGATGGTGTACAGGTAACAACGACTACTAGTAAAGTAATCTACGGGGATGATGAGAATGGAAAACTGTACGATGATCACATTTTCCGTAAACAAGAGCTGCGTGAATTGAAAATGCTACAAAAACAGGAGAAAAAACAACTGAATGAGATTCAATTGAAAGAAGCACAATCTAAAGAACAACAGGAGCGACGATTTGAACAAGAAAGGATTGCACTTGAAAAGACATATGAAGCGGACATGGAAGCATTAGCCCGACAGCAAAAGCAGCTGATTGAGAAAACTGAACAACAACAAGAAGCTGAACTTCGTTCTGCATCAAAGCGAATTCGCCTTGATCAAGAGCAAGAATTGAAACAATTcagagaaaatttgaaacaAGAAATTCGCCTGTTGAAGCAAGAAATCGATTTACTCCTAAAAGATAAACGTAAAGATGAATTTAAAAAACGGCGTGCTGCAATGGAATTGGAACACGAAGAAAAGGAGCGGGCATTCTTGGAAACTCTGAAAGAGCGGCATGAGCTTCTTCTTCGTCGAATCAGTGAAAAACATCGAGATGTACTAGCGACGATTGATCGGAATTTCCTACAACAAAAACAAACCGCCATGCGTACACGAGAAGCTATGTTATGGGAACTTGAAGAAAAACAATTCCACGAAAAACATCAACTAACGAAGCGGCATGTAAAAGATATGTGCTTTATGCAAAGGCATCAAATGATTATAAGACATGAAAAGGAGTTGGATCAAGTGAAGAGAATGCTGCAAAGAAAAGAGGAGGAGTTGTTAAAGCGACAAACAGTCGAGAAACGATCACTACCGAAGCGTATAAGAGCAGAAAGAAAGGCACGCGACATGATGTTCAGGGAGTCTTTGAGAATTTCGACTAATTTGGATCCAGAAGCGGAGAGGGAGAAATTGAAGAAG tTTCAAGAACAAGAGAAGCGGCGGTACTTACAAGAAGAGAAAAGACTCGAAACTAAGCACGCTAAGCAACTCGAAGAAATACGAGCGACAAGAGAGGCTGCGATAAG GGAACTTGAACAATTGCAGAATGAAAAGCGAAAGGCGCTTGTGGAGCACGAAACAGCGAAACTCAAAGAAATTGATGAAGCATTGCAACGCGATTTACGTGAATGGAAGGCTAGGCTTATACCTCGTAAGCAG CAATTAGAAGCCGAACTGTCGAAAATGATTGATGAGCATGAAAAGGTTTATGGCCCCGTACCGGATCGTAAAATGTTTGAAGGTGAAATTGTTGTTCCGGAACATCTTCGTAACACGAATTTAATAAGTTCGTATCGTTCATCGAGATTAGCCGGAGGATTTTTGGGCAGCTTGACACGTTCTCGCACTTTCCTTACCCTATCGACACCTTTATCCCAAAATAATTTCCGTGGTTCAGCACCCGACTTAAGTCGTAGTGTTCCAAACACACCCCACTCACGGCACAAAATTTCAATGCTAGGAGCATCATCATCTGTTCATTCTGTTATTGAAGAATCACCAAAACATAAATCGCCATCGTCTGCTCTTGGTAACAATGGAAGGAGCTTGTATCCGATGTCTACGAATAGTTTACCGCGCCAAAAACAGCGAACTGTCATTAAATATGTTTTTACAAACGATGGCGTTGAAATGAGAAGAAAATCTGATGATGGACCTCTCCCGCCACCGCCTCCATCACGCTTGCAAACCATTTCATTGAAATACAATAATGATTTAAATCATACGACTTCTAACCAACAGAGATCTTCTCCTATTAATTCCACTTCGAAACATCTTACTACATTTGGCAATCGACGCTCGGCACCTATGCCAGCAAATCGTAATCCGATTGATTATAATGATCTTGCAGTGAATCAAAGTCAAATACGGAAGCCCTTGAGTAATCGTAACactcaaaatataaatgatgaaACAGTGAACAGAAAAACTTTCGCTATTAAGCGTCCTAGCCTTGTCCAAAAACAATCGTCATTAAGAAGTAATCATTCCATTTCACTGCATAATATCAATGACGCGGGGCTGAAAAATTCAAGCCGTTTAGGCGATTCTACAACATGTTCGTTGCAGGAATCACGATGGGGACCAGTTCGTGGTTCTAACAGTTACGCGCATGGTTTGAATGTCAACTCTCTTTCAACGTATACAATTCCAAGAGTGTCCCTTTCAAATTATTCTGGTTCAAGTCCTATAAGCAAACGGATCACGGTCAAGCAACTTCAGGAGTCAGATACTGTATCTGTGCGTAGTGGTTCAAAAAGTGAAAACGTAGGTGATGTGAATGACGATGAAATGAAGGATTCAGCGGCTTAA